A genome region from Streptomyces antimycoticus includes the following:
- a CDS encoding helix-turn-helix domain-containing protein: MDETAHGKSLLGEFLSGRRAQLKPADVGLPDYGDRRRVPGLRREELAQLAGVSVAYYIRLEQGLSLNASPQVLDALATALRLDDAERRHLHTLSGDARQSRRRLPVERVTAAVRQLVVAFGDSPVVVLGRRSDILTWNRAGHALFAGHLAPDSPDQAATRPNTARLVFLDAHTRDLYVDWPRKARDVVGKLRQAVGEYPDDPHLATLIGELTMRSPQFATLWAEHRVRAWDMAEYRMRHPTVGELDVLQHSLPVPRGQGIRVVVTTAAPGSAGQAALRLLNQTLQPAVDMPAAAGTPARVVPSVPS; encoded by the coding sequence ATGGACGAGACAGCGCACGGCAAATCCCTCCTCGGTGAGTTCCTGTCCGGGCGCCGGGCTCAGTTGAAGCCGGCAGACGTGGGGTTGCCGGACTACGGCGACCGGCGGCGGGTGCCGGGGCTGCGGCGTGAGGAACTGGCCCAGTTGGCCGGCGTCAGCGTGGCCTACTACATCCGGCTGGAACAGGGGCTGTCGCTCAACGCCTCGCCGCAGGTCCTCGACGCGCTGGCCACGGCTCTGCGGCTGGATGACGCGGAGCGGCGCCACCTGCACACCTTGTCCGGTGATGCCCGGCAGAGCCGCCGCCGGCTCCCCGTCGAGCGGGTCACCGCAGCGGTGCGCCAACTGGTCGTTGCCTTCGGGGACTCACCGGTGGTCGTCCTCGGCCGGCGCTCGGACATCCTGACGTGGAACCGCGCCGGGCATGCGTTGTTCGCCGGGCACCTGGCCCCGGACAGCCCGGATCAAGCGGCCACCCGACCCAACACCGCCCGGCTGGTATTCCTGGACGCCCACACGCGGGACCTGTACGTGGACTGGCCCAGGAAGGCACGGGATGTGGTGGGCAAGCTGCGGCAGGCGGTCGGCGAATATCCGGACGACCCGCATCTGGCCACCCTCATCGGCGAGTTGACCATGCGCAGCCCGCAGTTCGCCACGCTGTGGGCCGAGCACCGGGTGCGCGCCTGGGACATGGCCGAGTACCGGATGCGCCATCCGACGGTCGGGGAGCTGGACGTACTGCAGCACTCGCTCCCGGTGCCCCGGGGGCAGGGGATCCGGGTGGTGGTGACGACGGCGGCGCCCGGCTCCGCCGGCCAGGCGGCACTGCGATTGCTCAACCAGACCCTCCAACCCGCGGTGGACATGCCGGCAGCCGCCGGCACCCCCGCACGTGTCGTTCCTTCCGTACCCTCCTGA
- a CDS encoding ATP-binding cassette domain-containing protein has product MTSLAIAANGLRKSYGDKVVLDGIDLAVPAGTVFSLLGPNGAGKTTAVKILSTLISADGGELHVAGHDLAADPQAVRAAIGVTGQFSAVDGLITGEENMLLMADLHHLSKREGRRVATELLERFDLVEAAKKPAASYSGGMRRRLDIAMTLVGSPRIIFLDEPTTGLDPRSRHNMWGIIRALVSDGVTVFLTTQYLDEADELADRIAVLSDGKIAAEGSADELKRLIPGGHVRLRFTDPAAYQAASVALSEVTRDDEALSLQIPSDGSQRELRSLLDWLDSVGVEADELTVHTPDLDDVFFALTGSTVPAQNNQPKENVR; this is encoded by the coding sequence ATGACCAGCTTGGCCATCGCGGCGAACGGGCTGCGCAAGTCCTACGGCGACAAGGTCGTGCTCGACGGCATCGACCTGGCGGTGCCGGCCGGCACGGTCTTCTCCCTGCTCGGCCCGAACGGCGCCGGCAAGACCACCGCCGTCAAGATCCTCTCCACCCTCATCAGCGCCGACGGCGGCGAGCTGCACGTCGCCGGCCACGACCTCGCGGCCGACCCGCAGGCGGTGCGGGCCGCGATCGGTGTCACCGGGCAGTTCTCCGCCGTCGACGGGCTGATCACCGGTGAGGAGAACATGCTCCTCATGGCGGACCTGCACCATCTCTCCAAGCGCGAGGGGCGGCGGGTCGCCACCGAGCTGCTGGAGCGGTTCGACCTGGTCGAGGCCGCGAAAAAGCCCGCCGCCAGCTACTCCGGCGGGATGAGGCGCCGCCTGGACATCGCCATGACGCTGGTCGGCAGCCCGCGGATCATCTTCCTCGACGAGCCGACCACCGGCCTGGACCCGCGCAGCCGCCACAACATGTGGGGCATCATCCGCGCGCTGGTCTCCGACGGCGTCACCGTCTTCCTCACCACCCAGTACCTGGACGAGGCCGATGAACTCGCCGACCGCATCGCGGTGCTGAGCGACGGCAAGATCGCCGCCGAGGGCAGCGCCGACGAGCTGAAGCGGCTCATCCCCGGCGGGCATGTGCGGCTGCGCTTCACCGACCCGGCCGCCTACCAGGCCGCCTCCGTCGCCCTGAGCGAGGTGACTCGGGACGACGAGGCGCTGTCGCTGCAGATCCCCAGCGACGGCAGCCAGCGTGAACTGCGCTCCCTCCTCGACTGGCTGGACTCGGTCGGCGTCGAGGCCGACGAGCTGACCGTGCACACTCCCGACCTCGACGACGTGTTCTTCGCCCTGACCGGCTCCACCGTGCCCGCCCAGAACAACCAGCCCAAGGAGAACGTCCGATGA
- a CDS encoding DUF4097 family beta strand repeat-containing protein: protein MRKFETPAPIAAVLDIPAGRVQIIAADRADTAVEVRPTNASKSRDVKAAEQTTVGYADGALRIEVPVKNQYLGPSGSIEVTVQLPAGSRVEAKAASTEFRAVGRLGDIAFDGAYRQIKIDEAASVRLTAVDGDVEIGRLNGPAEISTARGDIRIAEAVRGKVVLSTQQGDISVTAAAGVSASLDAGTSYGRVTNSLKNHGTAELDIHATTSQGDIAARSL from the coding sequence ATGCGAAAGTTCGAGACCCCCGCCCCGATCGCCGCCGTCCTGGACATCCCCGCGGGGCGCGTCCAGATCATCGCCGCCGATCGCGCCGACACCGCGGTCGAGGTCCGGCCCACCAACGCCTCGAAGAGCCGCGATGTGAAGGCGGCGGAGCAGACCACCGTCGGATACGCCGACGGAGCGCTGCGGATCGAGGTCCCGGTGAAGAACCAGTACCTCGGCCCCTCCGGATCCATCGAGGTGACCGTCCAACTGCCCGCCGGTTCCCGCGTCGAGGCGAAGGCGGCGAGCACCGAGTTCCGGGCCGTCGGCCGCCTCGGCGACATCGCCTTCGACGGCGCGTACCGCCAGATCAAGATCGATGAGGCCGCGAGTGTCCGCCTCACCGCGGTCGACGGCGACGTCGAGATCGGCCGGCTCAACGGACCCGCGGAGATCAGCACCGCGAGGGGTGACATCCGGATCGCCGAGGCCGTGCGCGGCAAGGTCGTGCTGAGCACCCAGCAGGGCGACATCTCGGTCACCGCCGCCGCCGGCGTCTCGGCCTCCCTGGACGCCGGTACCTCCTACGGCCGTGTCACCAACAGCCTCAAGAACCACGGCACCGCCGAACTCGACATCCACGCGACCACCTCCCAGGGCGACATCGCCGCCCGCAGCCTCTGA
- a CDS encoding MerR family transcriptional regulator, with translation MLQPCPRGRVKWNDGRVITIGQLAGYVGVSVKTIRVYHDKGLFPEPERDASGYRRYGANDAIELIKIRTLAEAGVPLARIRDLRSATDDEFQQALREIDDELTDRIRSLRATQGRLHQLAAGRLSPLPREVGAHLKQLAQWGFTARWVELQRDLWILVFATHPDRAITLFHDQAEALADPALRQLFLDYDHAHDLHADDPRIDDLARRIAEATRARYGPDELPELDAASEIPALIQGTVNASSPAWQRLDALIRVRLNA, from the coding sequence ATGCTGCAACCCTGCCCCAGGGGAAGGGTCAAGTGGAACGATGGCCGGGTGATCACCATCGGGCAGCTGGCCGGGTACGTCGGGGTGTCGGTCAAGACCATCCGCGTCTATCACGACAAGGGGCTGTTCCCCGAGCCCGAACGCGATGCGTCCGGCTACCGGCGGTACGGGGCGAACGACGCCATCGAGCTGATCAAGATCCGCACCCTCGCCGAAGCCGGCGTCCCCCTGGCTCGTATCCGGGACCTGAGATCAGCGACCGACGACGAGTTCCAGCAGGCACTGCGCGAGATCGACGACGAGCTCACCGACCGCATCCGAAGCCTGCGGGCAACGCAGGGGCGCCTGCACCAGCTCGCCGCCGGGCGGCTGTCACCGCTGCCCCGCGAGGTCGGTGCCCATCTGAAGCAGCTCGCCCAGTGGGGCTTCACGGCTCGGTGGGTGGAGCTGCAACGCGACCTGTGGATCCTCGTGTTCGCCACCCACCCGGACCGCGCGATCACGCTGTTTCACGATCAAGCCGAGGCCCTTGCCGACCCGGCACTGCGGCAGCTCTTCCTCGACTACGACCACGCGCACGACCTGCACGCCGACGATCCCCGCATCGACGACCTCGCCCGCCGGATCGCCGAGGCGACCCGGGCACGCTACGGCCCCGACGAACTGCCCGAGCTGGACGCGGCCTCCGAAATTCCCGCCCTCATCCAGGGCACGGTCAACGCCTCGTCCCCGGCGTGGCAGCGGCTCGACGCGCTCATTCGCGTACGACTGAACGCGTGA
- a CDS encoding PIN domain-containing protein yields the protein MSTHLETVVLDSQGLSAWVAQDREVLAMFQVFHEMGADLVVSANTIVEVSHARVNLPRLNWALSRVKVEPVTEQAAKAAAELLKSAGLHGHKYAIDATVAEAAIRQPPPVAVLTSDTDDMAKLCDDRVRLIAL from the coding sequence GTGAGCACACACCTCGAGACCGTCGTCCTGGACTCCCAGGGGCTGTCCGCCTGGGTCGCCCAGGACCGCGAAGTTCTCGCGATGTTCCAGGTGTTCCACGAAATGGGAGCCGATCTCGTCGTCAGCGCCAACACCATCGTCGAAGTCAGCCATGCGCGAGTGAACCTCCCCCGCCTGAACTGGGCCCTCTCACGGGTCAAGGTCGAACCCGTCACCGAGCAGGCGGCCAAGGCTGCCGCCGAGCTACTCAAGTCAGCAGGACTGCACGGACACAAATACGCGATCGACGCCACTGTCGCCGAGGCGGCGATACGCCAGCCGCCACCCGTCGCCGTGCTCACCTCCGACACCGACGACATGGCCAAGCTCTGCGATGACCGCGTGCGACTGATCGCCCTATGA
- a CDS encoding helix-turn-helix domain-containing protein — MPGGRLTQKDRQQIALGLADNLPYAEIARRLERPTSTVTREVMRNGGPTGYRAELAHRATERRAHRRKPASSRGAEPATLPHGRDPEAVAEYEERFTTVMMQSGLSNKMMARVMVCLLTTDSGSMTAAELVQRLQVSPASISKSIAFLESQSLVRRERDERRRERYVIDDNLWYQSMAASVRALTQQVEISRQGVGVLGPGTPAAIRLENVARFLDFVAESLARATEQARDILHMNAEPNAEPNAGPNAEPNAEPNAEPTTPDSPAAPSPDHG, encoded by the coding sequence ATGCCGGGCGGCAGGCTCACCCAGAAGGACCGTCAGCAGATCGCGCTGGGGCTGGCCGACAACCTCCCCTACGCCGAGATCGCCCGCCGTCTGGAGCGTCCGACCTCGACGGTCACGCGTGAGGTGATGCGCAACGGCGGCCCCACCGGCTACCGCGCGGAATTGGCCCACCGCGCCACCGAACGCCGCGCCCACCGGCGCAAGCCCGCCTCGTCCCGGGGAGCGGAGCCGGCCACCCTGCCGCATGGCCGCGACCCCGAGGCCGTGGCCGAGTACGAAGAGCGGTTCACCACCGTCATGATGCAATCGGGCCTGTCCAACAAGATGATGGCGCGGGTGATGGTCTGCCTCCTCACCACCGACTCCGGCAGCATGACCGCCGCTGAACTGGTCCAGCGCCTTCAGGTCAGCCCGGCGTCCATCTCCAAATCGATCGCCTTCCTGGAGAGCCAGTCCCTCGTCCGCAGGGAGCGCGACGAACGCCGCCGGGAGCGCTACGTCATCGACGACAACCTCTGGTACCAGTCGATGGCCGCCAGCGTCCGCGCCCTCACCCAGCAGGTCGAGATCTCACGCCAGGGCGTCGGCGTCCTCGGCCCCGGCACCCCGGCCGCCATCCGCCTGGAGAACGTCGCCCGCTTCCTCGACTTCGTCGCCGAAAGCCTCGCCCGCGCCACGGAACAGGCCCGCGACATCCTCCACATGAACGCCGAACCGAACGCCGAACCGAATGCCGGGCCGAACGCCGAACCGAACGCCGAGCCGAATGCCGAGCCGACGACCCCGGACAGCCCTGCCGCACCAAGCCCGGACCACGGATAG